One Kitasatospora sp. NBC_01287 DNA window includes the following coding sequences:
- a CDS encoding DUF5682 family protein: MPAVFLGVRHHSPACARLVAHRIETLRPAYVLVEGPADLNERLAELLLGHRLPIAVFSHHRDERHAATSWAPFCDYSPEWVALTAARATGAEPLFIDLPAWHPAFAERSNRYADAEARYAEATRRLCERFAADSADALWDRLFEADPLGPSGPSGPSGPSGPSGPSGPDTKDPAADAAADALAERLDAYFALVRGDAEADQGDRARERYMAHWVRAALGAAGERPVLVVTGGFHQPALRALVAEGGPTAHWPEVPAPPAGSVGGSFLVPYSFRRLDAFAGYQSGMPSPGYYQQVWEQGQQAAATGLFHSVAERLRARRHPVSTAELIAARTMAEGLAALRGHPHPARLDVLDGLAAALIGEDLAEPLPWSGRGPLAPGTHPVVLELMAAAGGDRVGELHPDTPLPPLVREVDELLARLGLRGERAVTLRLTAPDDLATSRALHRLRVLGVPGYRRTAGPAHGTDPATGERWEPEPAPGREAALIEAGCHGASLEQAATTALGLRLHAADGAAGPLAALLFDAVLCGATELSSTLLTALDTGLRELSALEPLGEVLETALGLWRHDQVYGVARGPLLAAVVDGAVSRVLWLAEGLHGSGGAAVGRLRALAALRDALLHAEELLSIPRTAAVAVCHRISRDRRAPADLRGAAYGLTCVLEPEGPADQVPTDQVPADQAPANRAPADRAAADRAAAVRELADPEQLGDWLAGLFALARTEVTTAEDGPHGLVGVLDELVRALTEREFLAGLPALRQAFGYFPPRERERIARQLIERRGLRGSGRALLRTTADPLLIARARHLEDDVTRLLDRYGLRGAR, translated from the coding sequence ATGCCCGCGGTCTTCCTGGGGGTGCGCCACCACTCCCCGGCCTGCGCCAGGCTGGTCGCGCACCGGATCGAGACGCTGCGGCCCGCCTACGTGCTGGTGGAGGGCCCGGCCGACCTGAACGAGCGGCTGGCCGAACTGCTGCTCGGCCACCGGCTGCCGATCGCGGTCTTCAGCCACCACCGGGACGAGCGCCACGCCGCCACCTCCTGGGCCCCGTTCTGCGACTACTCGCCCGAGTGGGTCGCGCTCACGGCCGCACGGGCCACCGGGGCCGAGCCGCTCTTCATCGACCTGCCGGCCTGGCACCCGGCCTTCGCCGAGCGGTCCAACCGCTACGCGGACGCGGAGGCGCGCTACGCCGAGGCGACCCGGCGGCTCTGCGAGCGGTTCGCGGCGGACTCGGCGGACGCGCTCTGGGACCGCCTCTTCGAGGCCGATCCGCTCGGGCCGTCCGGGCCGTCCGGGCCGTCCGGGCCGTCCGGGCCGTCCGGGCCGTCCGGGCCGGATACGAAGGACCCAGCGGCCGACGCCGCCGCGGACGCCCTGGCCGAGCGGCTGGACGCGTACTTCGCGCTGGTCCGCGGCGACGCCGAGGCCGACCAGGGCGACCGGGCCCGCGAGCGGTACATGGCCCACTGGGTGCGGGCCGCGCTCGGCGCCGCCGGGGAGCGGCCGGTGCTGGTGGTGACCGGCGGCTTCCACCAGCCGGCGCTGCGCGCGCTGGTGGCCGAGGGCGGCCCGACGGCCCACTGGCCCGAGGTCCCGGCCCCGCCCGCGGGCTCGGTCGGCGGCAGCTTCCTGGTGCCGTACTCGTTCCGGCGTCTGGACGCGTTCGCCGGGTACCAGTCGGGCATGCCCTCGCCCGGCTACTACCAGCAGGTCTGGGAGCAGGGCCAACAGGCGGCCGCGACCGGGCTGTTCCACTCCGTCGCCGAGCGGCTGCGGGCCCGGCGGCACCCGGTCTCCACCGCCGAGCTGATCGCGGCCCGCACCATGGCCGAGGGCCTGGCCGCGCTGCGCGGCCACCCGCACCCGGCCCGGCTCGACGTGCTGGACGGCCTGGCGGCCGCGCTGATCGGCGAGGACCTGGCCGAGCCGCTGCCCTGGAGCGGACGCGGCCCGCTGGCACCCGGCACCCATCCGGTGGTGCTGGAGCTGATGGCGGCGGCCGGCGGCGACCGCGTCGGCGAGCTGCATCCGGACACACCGCTGCCGCCGCTGGTGCGCGAGGTGGACGAGCTGCTGGCCCGGCTCGGCCTGAGGGGCGAGCGAGCGGTGACCCTGCGGCTGACCGCGCCCGACGACCTGGCGACCAGCCGCGCCCTGCACCGGCTGCGCGTGCTGGGCGTGCCCGGCTACCGCCGCACGGCGGGCCCGGCGCACGGCACCGACCCCGCGACCGGCGAGCGGTGGGAGCCCGAACCGGCGCCCGGGCGGGAGGCTGCGCTGATCGAGGCGGGCTGCCACGGCGCGAGCCTGGAGCAGGCCGCGACGACCGCGCTCGGGCTGCGGCTGCACGCGGCCGACGGCGCGGCCGGGCCGCTGGCGGCGCTGCTCTTCGACGCGGTGCTGTGCGGCGCCACCGAGCTCTCCAGCACGCTGCTGACCGCGCTCGACACCGGCCTGCGCGAGCTGTCCGCGCTCGAACCGCTCGGCGAGGTACTGGAGACGGCGCTCGGGCTGTGGCGGCACGACCAGGTGTACGGGGTCGCGCGCGGCCCGCTGCTCGCCGCCGTGGTCGACGGCGCCGTGAGCAGGGTGCTCTGGCTGGCCGAGGGCCTGCACGGCTCCGGCGGGGCGGCGGTGGGACGGCTGCGGGCGCTGGCCGCCCTGCGTGACGCGCTGCTGCACGCCGAGGAGTTGCTCAGCATCCCGCGCACGGCCGCCGTGGCGGTCTGCCACCGGATCAGCCGGGACCGCCGGGCGCCCGCCGACCTGCGCGGCGCCGCCTACGGGCTGACCTGCGTGCTGGAGCCGGAGGGTCCCGCCGACCAGGTACCCACCGACCAGGTACCCGCCGACCAGGCACCCGCCAACCGGGCACCCGCCGACCGGGCCGCTGCCGACCGGGCCGCTGCCGTGCGGGAGTTGGCCGATCCGGAGCAGCTCGGCGACTGGCTGGCCGGCCTGTTCGCGCTGGCCCGCACCGAGGTGACCACCGCCGAGGACGGCCCGCACGGACTGGTCGGCGTGCTGGACGAGCTGGTCCGCGCCCTCACCGAGCGCGAGTTCCTCGCCGGCCTGCCCGCCCTGCGGCAGGCGTTCGGCTACTTTCCGCCCCGCGAACGCGAGCGGATCGCCCGGCAGTTGATCGAGCGGCGCGGCCTGCGCGGTTCGGGCCGGGCGCTGCTGCGGACCACCGCGGACCCGCTGCTGATCGCGCGGGCCAGGCACCTGGAGGACGACGTGACGCGCCTGCTCGACCGCTACGGCCTGCGCGGCGCGCGATGA
- a CDS encoding VWA domain-containing protein, with amino-acid sequence MSTPAPQEQPTPPLPPLPPLPDDGLERWRLILGAPAERHTGPLGATAAARDAALDWLYGRDPNQRDRGVRRARPDTREGGDGASVVTAVDWLDDIHRLFPKETIERLERDAVERYEIHEIVTDPTVLERVEPNQTLLRAVLRTKHLMNPEVRVLARRIVEAVVRQLLERLQPRVRRAFTGARSRRPSRLPLARDFDFKGTVQANLKHYQPAERRLLIEQPRFHARTHRQLERWQLVLLVDQSGSMVDSVIHSAVTAACLWGLPGLTTHLIAFDTEVVDLSGDVTDPVELLMGVQLGGGTDIARAVDFAAGLIDQPRRAIVAVISDFFEGGDAYRLVRTVRRLVEQGTTVLGLAALDQEANPVYDRELGLRLANAGAQVGAMTPGELADFVAERLGR; translated from the coding sequence ATGAGCACGCCTGCACCCCAGGAGCAACCCACGCCGCCGCTCCCTCCGCTGCCACCCCTGCCCGACGACGGTCTGGAGCGCTGGCGGCTGATCCTGGGCGCACCCGCCGAGCGCCACACCGGACCGCTCGGCGCGACGGCCGCCGCCCGTGACGCCGCGCTCGACTGGCTCTACGGGCGCGATCCAAACCAACGCGACCGCGGCGTGCGGCGCGCCCGCCCGGACACCCGCGAGGGCGGTGACGGCGCGTCGGTGGTCACCGCCGTCGACTGGCTGGACGACATCCACCGGCTCTTCCCGAAGGAGACCATCGAGCGGCTGGAGCGCGACGCCGTCGAGCGGTACGAGATCCACGAGATCGTCACCGACCCGACCGTGCTGGAACGGGTGGAGCCCAACCAGACGCTGCTGCGCGCCGTGCTGCGCACCAAGCACCTGATGAACCCCGAGGTCCGCGTGCTGGCCCGGCGGATCGTCGAGGCGGTGGTGCGCCAGCTGCTGGAGCGGCTGCAACCGCGGGTGCGCCGGGCGTTCACCGGCGCGCGCTCGCGGCGTCCCAGCCGCCTGCCGCTGGCCAGGGACTTCGACTTCAAGGGCACGGTCCAAGCCAACCTGAAGCACTACCAACCCGCCGAGCGGCGCCTGTTGATCGAGCAGCCGCGGTTCCACGCGCGCACCCACCGGCAGTTGGAGCGCTGGCAGCTGGTGCTGCTGGTGGACCAGTCGGGGTCGATGGTCGACTCGGTCATCCACTCGGCGGTCACCGCCGCCTGCCTGTGGGGGCTACCCGGCCTGACCACCCATCTGATCGCCTTCGACACCGAGGTGGTGGACCTGTCCGGCGACGTCACCGACCCGGTCGAGCTGCTGATGGGGGTGCAACTCGGCGGCGGCACCGATATCGCGCGCGCGGTCGACTTCGCCGCCGGGCTGATCGACCAGCCGCGCCGCGCGATCGTCGCCGTGATCAGCGACTTCTTCGAGGGCGGCGACGCCTACCGGCTGGTCCGCACGGTGCGGCGGTTGGTCGAGCAGGGCACCACGGTACTGGGACTCGCGGCACTGGACCAGGAGGCCAACCCGGTCTACGACCGCGAGCTGGGCCTGCGCCTGGCGAACGCGGGTGCCCAGGTCGGCGCCATGACGCCCGGCGAGCTGGCGGACTTCGTCGCCGAGCGGCTGGGCCGATGA
- a CDS encoding alpha/beta fold hydrolase has translation MDLVHERRGDGPPLLLLHGIGHRWQGWKPVLDLLAAEREVIAVDLPGFGASPTLPPGLPYTVDSALTVLADFLASIGVERPHVAGNSLGGLFALRAAQRGLVSSATALSPAGFYRLPGYLYAAGLLGLHRVAARTPEPVRARLARSAQGRKLMFGVIYGRPERLDPAELLLDTRALLDAPGFSETLRAGRAEQAHRFPTAIPADVPLTIAWGTRDRLLPHAQGRRARTLLPGARFIPLPDCGHVPMGDNPTLVARVLLQGSSSPLLTTTSTTTSTQ, from the coding sequence ATGGACCTCGTACACGAGCGCCGGGGCGACGGCCCGCCCCTGCTGCTGCTGCACGGCATCGGACACCGCTGGCAGGGCTGGAAGCCCGTGCTCGACCTGCTCGCCGCCGAGCGGGAGGTGATCGCCGTCGACCTGCCCGGCTTCGGTGCCTCCCCCACTCTGCCACCAGGCCTGCCCTACACCGTGGACAGCGCGCTCACGGTGCTCGCCGACTTCCTCGCCTCGATCGGCGTCGAGCGCCCCCACGTGGCGGGCAACTCGCTCGGCGGCCTCTTCGCACTGCGCGCCGCCCAGCGCGGCCTGGTCTCCTCGGCCACCGCACTCTCCCCCGCCGGCTTCTACCGGCTGCCCGGCTACCTCTACGCGGCCGGCCTGCTGGGCCTGCACCGGGTGGCCGCGCGCACCCCGGAGCCGGTGCGCGCCAGGCTGGCCCGCTCGGCCCAGGGCCGCAAGCTCATGTTCGGCGTGATCTACGGCCGCCCCGAGCGGCTCGATCCGGCCGAGCTGCTGCTCGACACCCGTGCCCTGCTGGACGCCCCCGGCTTCAGCGAGACCCTGCGGGCCGGACGCGCCGAACAGGCCCACCGCTTCCCGACGGCGATCCCCGCCGACGTCCCGCTCACCATCGCCTGGGGCACCCGCGACCGCCTGCTCCCGCACGCCCAGGGCCGCCGTGCCCGCACCCTCCTGCCAGGCGCCCGCTTCATCCCCCTCCCCGACTGCGGCCACGTCCCGATGGGCGACAACCCCACCCTGGTCGCCCGGGTCCTGCTGCAGGGCAGCAGCTCCCCGCTGCTCACCACCACCAGCACCACCACCAGCACCCAGTAG
- a CDS encoding MerR family transcriptional regulator → MTVIDSTPVHSPPARACVSWGPAHPRPDGQDRYTISEVAALTGLSAHTLRWYEQIGLMTHVGRSHHGQRVFGNRDLDWLAFVGTLRLTGMPVAAMVHFAELVRRGEDTFEERQEVLEQTRHDVLSRIAELQDTLAALDHKIDFYADARRASERA, encoded by the coding sequence ATGACGGTGATCGACAGCACTCCCGTGCACTCCCCGCCCGCGCGCGCCTGCGTCTCCTGGGGTCCTGCCCATCCGCGCCCCGACGGCCAGGACCGGTACACGATCAGCGAGGTCGCGGCGCTGACCGGTCTCAGCGCGCACACCTTGCGCTGGTACGAGCAGATCGGCCTGATGACGCACGTGGGGCGGTCGCACCACGGCCAACGCGTCTTCGGCAACCGGGACCTCGACTGGCTCGCCTTCGTCGGCACGCTGCGCCTGACCGGGATGCCGGTCGCCGCCATGGTCCACTTCGCGGAGCTGGTCCGCCGGGGCGAGGACACCTTCGAGGAGCGGCAGGAGGTCCTGGAGCAGACCCGGCACGACGTCCTCTCGCGCATCGCGGAGTTGCAGGACACCCTCGCCGCGCTCGACCACAAGATCGACTTCTACGCGGACGCCCGGCGGGCGTCGGAGAGGGCCTGA
- a CDS encoding aldo/keto reductase, translated as MSNTTEQIRTVELGTGGPVVGVQGFGAMGISAAYGETDTAAARDTLEAALEAGVTLIDTADMYGHGANEEFLAPFLAAHRDEVTLATKFGFELRADEPGYRGISNDPAYIRRAAEASLRRLGIEAIDLYYMHRRDAAVPLAESVGAMAELVREGKVRHLGLSEVTGAELREAHAVHPITALQSEWSLFSRDVERSAVGAAAELGVAFVPYSPLGRGFLTGAFSDASKELSGGDFRQLLPRFSGDNARANTALLAPLDKIAADHGATPAQIALAWVQQRAQAHGLTVVPIPGTRKRARLLENAAATRITLSAAELALLEPIAGQVAGPRYSDMSLTSEAREA; from the coding sequence ATGAGCAACACCACCGAGCAGATCCGCACGGTCGAGCTGGGTACCGGCGGCCCCGTCGTCGGTGTCCAGGGCTTCGGCGCCATGGGCATCAGCGCCGCTTACGGCGAGACGGACACCGCGGCGGCCCGCGACACCCTGGAGGCCGCCCTGGAAGCGGGCGTCACCCTCATCGACACCGCCGACATGTACGGCCACGGTGCCAACGAGGAGTTCCTCGCGCCGTTCCTCGCGGCGCACCGCGACGAGGTCACGCTGGCCACCAAGTTCGGCTTCGAGCTGCGCGCCGACGAGCCGGGCTACCGCGGCATCAGCAACGACCCCGCGTACATCAGGCGCGCCGCCGAGGCGAGCCTGCGCCGGCTCGGCATCGAGGCCATCGACCTCTACTACATGCACCGCCGCGACGCCGCCGTCCCGCTCGCCGAGTCGGTCGGTGCCATGGCCGAGCTGGTGCGGGAGGGCAAGGTCAGGCACCTGGGCCTCAGCGAGGTCACCGGGGCCGAGCTGCGCGAGGCGCACGCCGTGCACCCGATCACCGCGCTGCAGTCGGAGTGGTCGCTCTTCAGCCGGGACGTCGAGCGCAGCGCGGTGGGCGCGGCCGCCGAGCTCGGGGTCGCCTTCGTGCCGTACTCACCGCTCGGCCGGGGCTTCCTGACGGGTGCCTTCAGCGACGCGAGCAAGGAACTCTCCGGCGGCGACTTCCGGCAGTTGCTGCCGCGCTTCAGCGGCGACAACGCCAGGGCGAACACCGCGCTGCTGGCGCCGCTCGACAAGATCGCGGCCGATCACGGCGCCACCCCCGCCCAGATCGCGCTGGCCTGGGTGCAGCAGCGGGCCCAGGCGCACGGCCTCACCGTCGTGCCCATCCCCGGCACCCGCAAGCGCGCCCGCCTCCTGGAGAACGCCGCGGCCACCCGGATCACCCTGAGCGCCGCGGAGCTGGCACTGCTGGAGCCGATCGCCGGCCAGGTGGCGGGCCCGCGCTACTCGGACATGTCCCTCACCTCCGAGGCGCGCGAGGCCTGA
- a CDS encoding TMEM175 family protein yields the protein MPEQAEAEDGPQARGIDRLAGFSDAVVAIAITLLAIDLPVPDGRDVGALWESVRANGGHYAAFLISFIVIAAGWHNHHRVFLSIERADRQLRVLNTAWLLAVVLNPFATRLLTTRGAQSLDAHALRFGFYAVLQVLASAVLLAIVRHSAAHGLAPGMSASSVARSARSSRRVMLGFALSIPVFFATNSAWLLWFAVPWLLKGWDRLGRRRRPRTG from the coding sequence ATGCCGGAGCAGGCGGAAGCCGAGGACGGGCCGCAGGCGCGGGGGATCGACCGGCTGGCGGGGTTCTCCGATGCCGTGGTGGCGATCGCGATCACCCTGCTGGCCATCGACCTGCCGGTACCCGACGGCAGGGACGTGGGCGCGTTGTGGGAATCCGTGCGCGCCAACGGCGGCCACTATGCGGCCTTCTTGATCAGCTTCATCGTGATCGCCGCGGGGTGGCACAACCACCACCGGGTGTTCCTCTCCATCGAGCGGGCCGATCGGCAGCTTCGCGTGCTCAACACGGCCTGGCTCCTCGCGGTGGTGCTGAACCCGTTCGCGACCAGGCTGCTGACGACGCGCGGCGCGCAGTCCCTCGACGCCCACGCGCTGCGCTTCGGCTTCTACGCGGTGTTGCAGGTGCTGGCCTCGGCAGTGCTCCTGGCGATCGTGCGCCACTCGGCCGCACACGGCTTGGCCCCCGGCATGTCGGCGAGCTCGGTGGCGCGGTCGGCCCGGTCCTCGCGCCGGGTGATGCTCGGCTTCGCCCTGTCCATCCCGGTGTTCTTCGCCACCAACTCCGCCTGGCTGCTCTGGTTCGCCGTCCCCTGGCTGCTCAAGGGCTGGGACCGGCTGGGGCGCCGTCGCCGTCCGCGCACCGGGTGA
- the hypE gene encoding hydrogenase expression/formation protein HypE — MPLRDHPRVVMGHGGGGLMSAELVENIFAPAFGGSTLADSAALTLGGARLAFSTDSFVVRPLFFPGGCIGDLAVNGTVNDLAMSGARAAYLSCGVILEEGVEMSVVGRVAQAMGAAARAAGVAVVTGDTKVVEAGHGDGIYLNTAGIGLIPAGVDLRPQRAVPGDVVIVSGEIGLHGVAIMSVREGLEFGVEIVSDCAPLGGLVDAMLAVTPDLHVLRDPTRGGLAAALNEIAAAAGVGVAVRERAVPVPPEVANACAILGLDPMYVANEGKLVAFVPREHADAVLAAMRAHPLGARAAVIGECVAEHPGMVVARTALGGTRVVDLPLGEQLPRIC; from the coding sequence ATGCCGCTGCGCGACCACCCCCGGGTGGTGATGGGCCACGGCGGCGGCGGGCTGATGTCGGCCGAGCTGGTGGAGAACATCTTCGCGCCGGCCTTCGGCGGCAGCACCCTGGCGGACTCGGCGGCGCTCACCCTGGGCGGCGCCCGACTCGCCTTCTCCACCGACTCCTTCGTGGTGCGCCCGCTCTTCTTCCCCGGCGGCTGCATCGGCGACCTGGCGGTCAACGGCACCGTCAACGACCTGGCCATGAGCGGCGCCCGGGCGGCCTACCTCTCCTGCGGGGTGATCCTGGAGGAGGGCGTGGAGATGTCCGTGGTCGGCCGGGTCGCCCAGGCGATGGGCGCGGCCGCGCGGGCGGCCGGCGTGGCGGTGGTGACCGGCGACACCAAGGTGGTGGAGGCCGGGCACGGGGACGGCATCTACCTCAACACCGCCGGGATCGGCCTGATCCCGGCCGGGGTGGACCTGCGTCCGCAGCGCGCGGTGCCGGGCGACGTGGTGATCGTCAGCGGGGAGATCGGCCTGCACGGTGTGGCGATCATGAGCGTCCGGGAGGGCCTGGAGTTCGGTGTCGAGATCGTCAGCGACTGCGCCCCGCTCGGCGGACTGGTGGACGCCATGCTGGCCGTCACCCCCGATCTGCACGTGCTGCGCGACCCCACCAGGGGCGGGCTGGCGGCGGCACTGAACGAGATCGCGGCCGCCGCCGGGGTCGGGGTCGCGGTGCGCGAGCGCGCCGTCCCGGTGCCGCCGGAGGTGGCCAACGCCTGCGCGATCCTGGGCCTGGACCCGATGTACGTGGCCAACGAGGGCAAGCTGGTCGCCTTCGTGCCGCGCGAGCACGCGGACGCGGTGCTGGCGGCCATGCGGGCCCACCCGCTGGGCGCGCGGGCGGCGGTGATCGGCGAGTGCGTGGCCGAGCACCCCGGCATGGTGGTGGCCCGCACGGCGCTGGGCGGTACCCGGGTGGTCGACCTGCCGCTGGGGGAGCAACTGCCGCGGATCTGCTGA
- the hypD gene encoding hydrogenase formation protein HypD → MKYLEEFRDPELARGLLEDIRAAVTRPWALMEVCGGQTHTIIRHGIDQLLPEGVELIHGPGCPVCVTPLEVIDKALEIAGRPGVIFCSFGDMLRVPGSDRDLFRVRGEGGDVRVVYSPLDALRIARENPDREVVFFGIGFETTAPPNAMTVHQARKQGIRNFSMLVSHVRVPPAIEAIMTSPDCRVQGFLAAGHVCSVMGVEEYPELAARHRVPIVVTGFEPLDILEGIRRTVRQLERGEHTVENAYERAVRPEGNPAARAMLEDVFEVTDRAWRGIGVIPGSGWRLSERYRAYDAEHRFEVSGITTRESALCRSGEVLQGLIKPHECEAFGTTCTPRNPLGATMVSTEGACAAYYLYRRLGTPAALEVTPVG, encoded by the coding sequence GTGAAGTACCTGGAGGAGTTCCGGGACCCGGAGCTGGCCCGCGGCCTGCTGGAGGACATCAGGGCCGCGGTCACCAGGCCGTGGGCGCTGATGGAGGTCTGCGGCGGCCAGACGCACACCATCATCCGGCACGGCATCGACCAACTGCTGCCGGAAGGTGTGGAGTTGATCCACGGACCGGGCTGCCCGGTCTGTGTGACGCCGCTGGAGGTGATCGACAAGGCGCTGGAGATCGCCGGGCGTCCTGGCGTCATCTTCTGCTCCTTCGGCGACATGCTGCGGGTGCCGGGCAGTGACCGCGACCTGTTCCGGGTGCGCGGCGAGGGCGGTGACGTCCGGGTGGTCTACTCGCCGCTGGACGCGCTGCGGATCGCCCGGGAGAACCCGGACCGTGAGGTGGTCTTCTTCGGCATCGGCTTCGAGACCACGGCACCGCCCAACGCCATGACGGTCCATCAGGCCCGCAAGCAGGGCATCCGCAACTTCAGCATGCTGGTCTCGCACGTGCGGGTGCCCCCGGCGATCGAGGCGATCATGACCTCACCGGACTGCCGGGTCCAGGGGTTCCTGGCGGCCGGGCACGTGTGCAGCGTGATGGGCGTCGAGGAGTACCCCGAACTGGCCGCCCGGCACCGGGTGCCGATCGTGGTCACCGGCTTCGAGCCGCTCGACATCCTGGAGGGGATCCGGCGCACCGTGCGGCAGTTGGAGCGCGGCGAGCACACCGTGGAGAACGCCTACGAGCGCGCGGTGCGGCCCGAGGGCAACCCCGCCGCCCGGGCCATGCTGGAGGACGTCTTCGAGGTGACCGACCGGGCCTGGCGCGGCATCGGGGTGATCCCAGGCAGCGGCTGGCGGCTCTCCGAGCGCTACCGCGCCTACGACGCCGAGCACCGCTTCGAGGTGAGCGGCATCACCACCCGCGAGTCCGCGCTCTGCCGCAGCGGCGAGGTGCTGCAGGGCCTGATCAAGCCGCACGAGTGCGAGGCCTTCGGCACCACCTGCACCCCGCGCAACCCGCTGGGCGCCACCATGGTCTCCACCGAGGGCGCCTGCGCCGCCTACTACCTGTACCGGCGGCTCGGCACGCCGGCCGCCCTGGAGGTGACCCCCGTTGGCTGA
- a CDS encoding HypC/HybG/HupF family hydrogenase formation chaperone produces the protein MCLAVPGRVMEIEERDGARMAVMDFGGVVKDVCLEYLPDLAVGEYAIVHVGFALQRLDEESARQTLELFAELGLLMEEFGDPWEAAAAAEAGGAGAEVER, from the coding sequence ATGTGCCTGGCGGTGCCCGGCAGGGTGATGGAGATCGAGGAACGCGACGGCGCCCGGATGGCCGTCATGGACTTCGGCGGAGTGGTCAAGGACGTGTGCCTGGAGTACCTGCCCGACCTCGCGGTCGGTGAGTACGCCATCGTGCACGTCGGGTTCGCGCTGCAGCGGCTGGACGAGGAGTCGGCTCGCCAGACCCTCGAACTCTTCGCCGAACTCGGCTTGCTGATGGAGGAGTTCGGCGACCCGTGGGAGGCGGCCGCGGCGGCCGAGGCGGGCGGCGCCGGTGCGGAGGTGGAGCGGTGA